CTTCGGTCTATTGGCCTACGTTCCGAGGGGCAGATATGGGCCTAGAACACTCGCTGAACGAAGCCATCTACACCCTCTTTTCGTGGGTGCGGGGCAACCGTACTCGGGATAGAGACAAGCTCATGGAACAGATCAATCACTCATTTGTGAATGTGCGACGTTGAGTTGATTGCCCAGTTTCTGAAAGTGTGAGAAGGCCGAACGCAGAGATGCCGAGAGCGAGGGCAGCGAGACCGGCGATGAGGAGCGTATCGGTGTAGCCCACAATTGAGGCAACAGCAACGAACACTGGCGGGCCGAGGGTCGTTCCGAACTGAAGCACGCTCGTTCGGATACTCATGATTCCGCCGCGGAACGCATCGGGCGCGAGTGTATTCAGTGCTGTATCGGTGATCGGTTCCGCGAATCCCTGCCCGATACCGAAAAGGAACAGTGCGCCGGCAAGGACGGTGATCGAGTGGGCGAGTGCAGCGAGCGTCATCCCGATACCGTAGGTCACAAAACCGAGTGTGATGAGCCGCGGGGGTGAGAGATGGCGCATGAGACGGGACGACTGTGAGGACGTCACCCCCATCGTCACCGCTGGGAGTCCGAGCAACAGCCCGATCATCCCAGAAGAAAGGCCGTAGGATTCGTCGAGAATGAACGGGACGACCGTGAGCTGTGCGCCATAGAGAACAAAGAAAATGCCGAAAATAGCGACGTACAACCCGAGAGCCGTCCGTGTTGGTACCGATTGCGCTGCGTTAGCGACGTACGAGAGTCCGGACGAATCCATGCTACTCTCGGGTTCAGGGAGAATCACAGAGCCGGCAACGGCGACGACAATACCGAGTGCGAAGCAGACGAACGGCGCGGCCCACGAGAGCAGCGCAAGGCCACCGCCCAGTAAGGGGTAGCCAGCCGCGCCGATGGCGAGGATTGCCGCGTTCAGTCCAATGAGACGACTCTGCTGTTCCCCCGAGAACAGGTCACCGAGCAGCGTCACGGTGAGACTCATGATGGCACTGCCAGCGGTTCCCTGCACGACGCGGAGACCGAGAAGCGTTGTGAATCCGTCGACAAACACGACTGCAATGCCACTCACGCCAAACAAGAATAGCGAAGGGACGAGCACACGTTTGCGACCAACGCGGTCGGCGATGAGACCGATGAACGGTGTGAGAACGATACCGGGCAAGGTAAATGCCGAGATGAGGAGACTCGCTTGACTCGCCGAGATGTTCCATGCTGCTTGAATCGTCGGCAGTGCTGGGCTGATGAGGGAGACGCCCATCACACTCACGAGCGTACTCGCAAAGATGATGAGGACTGTCTGTGATTGCTGGATGTCTGTGAGTGGGTTGGATAGAGCTGTTCTCATGGATGTTGTCGTTCGAAATTCGCTTGCCGATACTACATCGAATAGCGCTGTGTACGGTAGTGGGGCGTGAGTGAGATACCGCCGAGGCAACGGTCAGCGTTATCAGATTCACAATCAGCGTACAGACGGGCTGACAGAAACTGCGTGCCAACGCAGTTGCACACCCACAGTACCGTACTTTCTCTAGAATTGGTCAGGCTGAGTTTCAAGCTTACGCACTCGCCTTCGTAGTTGCGGGGCTGTCTTCACGGGCTTCGTACACCTCGAAGCTGGCGTACCCCCAGATGGTGAGTTCGCCGTCTTCGGTCACCTCCCAGTTGAGGGTCCCGAAACAATAGCTCTCACAGAGCTAACGGACTGCCTGTGAATCCGTCACGATGGCACCGGTCGACGTCGTCGCTGCTTGGAGTGTTGCCATGAGTTGTACCTGGGGGGTTCTTCTGCCCCTCACCCCCTTCAGGGGTTACAAACTCTTCCTCTATGGTGAAGCTGGACAAAGCGCTGCTCGATTGGTCGTGAAGGTAGGATTCTACGTGGCCGCCGGCGTCCCCCGTGGCAGCTGGTCGAGTGAGGAGACCCACCTGCTCTAGGGGAAAACCAATGGTTGTCGATCTCCTCACCGGCGTCAGGATTGATGCCAGCCTCTTAATGGTCGAGACTTGCTCTCAATGTTCTCACTGCGTATCGCTATTGTCCACTCAGGAGACGCGGCAGGCAATGGACTTCGATAACAGGTTTCGTCGTGAGTATCTATCATTCTCCAGCCGTTTAGTGCAGTTCCGTTGCCAAGCGGCTAGCTGCCACTGAATCCGTATGTCGTTATGCTGTATCGACCGATTCAGTTCGGTGAATGATTGAGAACAGTGATCTCTTTTTTGCTTCGGTACGTATTGTCCTACCTGCGCTCGAGATAAAGTGAGTACATGATGATTGCCAATCCAATCGCAACAAGGACGCTATTGATTAGAATTCCCAATTCAAGTGAGACGGAGAGGATTTGATGTGCAATTCCTGCGAGCAGCGCGCCGAACGTGATAACACCGAACCCGATTCCGAGCGCTCGCAGTGAGTGCGTGCCTGTTCGTCGATATGCCTTGTACGCGATATACGTGATACCGCTCCCCAACAGCAGGATCACCGTCTTCACGACGACAATGGCCGGTCCTGTCCACATCATAACTCATCCCCCATCTTCGACCAAATATCTTCGAGGCGTTCGTCGGGGCTCCGTGGTGGGCGTTTCACGGCTACCGACAAGTCGTCTTCGTCGTCCATAGAGATGGTCACATTGTCGAAGTCTCGTTCGTATCGCGTAGTTCGACCCCCACCAGGATTGATTGTGTCCTGTTCGCGGACGAGGGAGGCTCGACTAAGGAGTTCTAGTTTCCGGTACAACGTCGATTTGGGTATGTCACAGGCGTCGATGAGTTCGTTCGCGGTCATGGGTTCAGCTGTTTCACGGAGGATAGCTCGACAGTTGGCGTCGTCCAGCGCATCAAGGACATTCTGCAACGATGGAGAGTCCTCAGATGACGCGGGATCGCTCACCATACTCTAATTTTGGACGGTATTGGGGATATGGCATCCGATTACAACTCAAACAATGGAGAGTGGACGTAGTCTGGAACAGAAATCGGCTCCTCGAGAGTATCAATCGCATCCATCTCAAATCTGTCTGACTCCATTCTCAGTGACCTCATAGCGTCCTCGGCCGCGTGAATGGATATATCCCTTCTCGTGTAGACGAGCACAGGTTTGATCCACCGTTATCGGATGGCGCTCAGCAGTTTTAGCGATCTCCATGACACCCAGTGGCGATTCCGCGATGAGTATTTCAAGGATCTCCCGTTCGGTTTCGCGAGTGAGTTCACTCATCACGTCCCTCGCTGAACTGGAGGCGTCCGAACCCTCTCGCATGGCTCCGCTGGATCGCTCTTCACGCATAGTCACCGTTCTCTGCGTAGACTTCGAGCAGTTCTTGATAGCGATTCCGAATGGTTACCATACTCACGTGAGCAGCGTTACTCACCGTCTCCTGTGTCAACTGTTCATTCGTTAAGTGAGTCGCCGCGTAGAGCGCGGCCGCTGCAAGACCCGCAGGGCTCTTTCCGCTGTGAACAGCCTGCGCCTTTGCGGTAGTGAGTAGTTCACGGGCCTGTCGTGTCGCCTCATCGCTCACCTCGAGCGCCGACGCGAATTGAGGGATGTATTGGAGAGGATCTGCTGGTTCAATCTGCAACTCGAGTTCACGAGATACATACCGATATGCACGCTGAATGCGGATTTTTTCGACTCGGCTGACCTCAGCGAATTCAGACAAAGGACGTGGCGTTCCGTGTTGTCTGGCTGCTGCGTACAGAGCGGCTGTCGACATTCCTTCGATGGATCGGCCTGGAAGGAGGTTTTCGTCGACAGCCCGGCGGTAAAGGGCCCCAGCGGTTTCACGAACTGGTCTTGAGACACCGAGGGCGGATGCCATCCGACTGATTTCGCCGAGTGCTTGTTTGAGGTTCCGTTCGTGTGCATCCTTCGTTCGGAACCGCTCATCCCACGTTCGAAGTCGTTGCACTCGGGCACGCTTACGCTCCGAAATCGACTGTCCAGACGCATCCTTATTTTGCCAACCGATCGTCGTACTGAGTCCCTTGTCGTGCATGAGTTGCGTTGTTGGAGCCCCAACGCGACTTTTCTCGTCTCGTTCTTCACTATGAAATGCCCGCCATTCCGGACCGCGGTCAATAGCTGCTTCGTCGAGAATCAAGCCACACTCCTTACAAGTTGTCTCCCCGTGCTCATCATCGTGAACGACCCGACCATCACACTCCGGACATGATACTCTCGACTGGGACTCGGAGGTTGATTGCTGTTCACTTGTATGGTTGTCTTCGATGTTGAGTGTCGTGTTGGGCATGAGTACCAGATTCCAGATATCGTCTCTCGATCAATCTGAGTGGGTGTCTCTAGCGTAGCTGTGAGTCGACACTCCCAAGAATACCGGGCGGAATCCCAACATATGGGAATCCGGCAATCTGGTTTATTGAGCACAAACTAAGATTCGCGGTGTCGGAAATATAGTTGTCTCTGATTGGGATACTAAGGTTACGAACCGACCAGCTAACAGCTGCGGGTGGAGCGTCACCCAGAAAAGTCGCTGTACGAAACCGCTCCCTGGTCGACGATCGTTTGACTCTCAGGGACGTCTCCGTCCGGCGGCATACTCCCCTCAGCGGGGCCTCCGGGCTCTCCAACCACGATGCGGCCGACCATGTCGAGGCTCTTGTGGGGGGTACAGTAGTAGTCGTGCGTACCTGCTGTCTCGAAAGTGTGTTCGAAGGTAGCACCTTGTTCGCTGAGTATCCCACTGTCGAACGCCTCGGCACCGTCCGGGATGCGCGTGACTGACGCCTGTCCATTCCCCTTCTTGTATGCTGTCGCAGAGTGGCTGCCGCTATCGATCTCGAACGTGATCGTTTCGCCGGATTCGACGAAGAGCCCGATCGGGTCGAAGTAATAGTCGCTTCCCTCCGTGACCATCAGAATTGTCGTTGTGTCTCCGTTCGATGGAGTATCCGTCTCACCGCTTTCGTCGGGGTTCGAGCTGCTACAGCCAGCGAGCCCGGTGAGACCTGCGGTTGCGGCGACTCCACCTGCTTTCAGGACCTGTCGACGTTCCATACCCGACCATTGGAACGCCACTGATAGACCACTTTGGCGGATTCCCACCGGTCGGGATTCCGCCGTCGACTGACTGTCACTGCGCACGAAGTTCTATACATGAGGGACCATCTTGGAGCGCCCGGGACCGGCCTATCGCGGCGTGAATTCATTGCGGCGACGGGCAGTACTGGCGCGCTGAGTCTCGCAGGGTGTGTAGCCCCGACTGGAAGAACTGAGACTCCGTCGCAGTCACTCTCAGGCGAGCATTCGTCGCCTGAGATTGAAAAGTGGCTTGCCGAAGTCCCTCGGCCAGGTGTCCTGGAACCAGTTGGGGAGAAGGACGGGAACCCCTATTACGAGGTTGAAATGCGCGAGATTGAGCAGAAGATTCATCCTAACCTTCCACCGACGACTGTCTGGGGGTACGACGGCCAATACCCGGGGCCGACGATCGAAGCACAGCAGGGCGAACCAGTCTATGTGCGCTGGATGAACAAGTTACCGAACGAACATCTCCTGCCGGTGGATGAGACGATTCACAGTAGCAAGATTCCCTACGACAGTACCGGAGTACGGGTCGTGACCCACCTTCACGGCGGGAACGTCGAGCACACGAGCGACGGCAAGCCGACAGCGTGGTTCACGCGGGACTTCGAGCAAACCGGCCCGAAGTTCAAGAAAAAAGACTACTACTACGTAAACGACCAGCCCCCGGCCACGCTCTGGTATCACGACCACTCGCTCGGAATTACTCGGTTGAACGTCTACGCCGGTCTTGCCGGACTCTATCTCCTCCGGAACGACCGAGAGGAGTCACTTGGTCTACCGTCGGGCGAGTACGAGATCCCACTGGTGCTCCAGGACCGCAGCTTCAACGACGACGGATCGTTGTTCTACCCGACCGCCCGCTCCGGGACGGACAGCGACTCGCCGAACCCCAACCCGAGCATCGTCTCGCAGTTCTTCGGTGACACGTCCGTCGTCAATGGGAAGGCTTGGCCTCGGCTTTCAGTCGACCCGAGGAAGTACCGATTTCGGATCCTCAATGGGTCGAACTGTCGGTTCTACAACCTCAAGCTGTTCGAGTACAACGAGTCGGACGGAACGACCGGAGCGGGCGGGCCGCCGTTCACCCTCGTCGGAAACGATGGTGGTCTGCTGGCCTCACCGGTCACGATCGAGGACCGTCTGGAGATCGGTACGGGCAAACGTGCCGATGTCGTCGTTGATTTCTCGGACTACGCCGGACAGACGCTCCTGGTGCACAACGACGCCGCGGCACCTTACCGTGGCCCGGACATTAATACCGGAGAACAACAGCCGCTACCGGACGTGATGCTTGTCGATGTCGCCGCCGATGACGTCGACGATCCGAGCCAGGTTCCGAGTACGTTGGCGGAAGTGCCAGAAATCCCCGTCGACTCGGTCGACGAGGAACGGTACCTCCCGATGACCATGAGTTCCGACGAGTACGGACGACCCTTGCACCTCTTGGGTTCGGAAGCGGAGTCATCGCCCCACAAACTGTACGATCCGGTTACTGAGGAGCCCACCCTCAACGACACGGAAATCTGGAGCTTCGCGAACCTGACGGGAATGTCTCACCCGATGCATATGCATCTCGTGCACTTCCAGGTGCTTGGGCGACAGCCGTACAGTGAGTACGACCCCGAGGCGGAGACGATCGATATCGAGTCGCTTGAACCCCCCGCACCGGAAGAAATGGGCTGGAACGACGTCGTCACGGCGAATCCGGGGGAGGTAACTCACGTGATCGTTCACTTCGGCGGGTTTGAGGGCCTATTCAACGACCAGACCGGCTGGTACATGTGGCACTGTCACATGCTCGAACACGAGGACCACGACATGATGCGGCCCTTCAGAGTACTGCCGTATTCTGGCGGTGATAACGATGACGGATCCTGAACGCGATCACGTACCGGAGGTCGATGTTCGGAACGACGTCGACATCGTCGCTGCTTGGAGTGTTGGCATGAGTTGTACCTGGGGACGTTCCCCTGCTCCTCACCTCCTTCAGGGGATAACAAACATATCCTGAGACGAACCAGGAAGAACCGCTCCTCGAGGGTCGTGTATCAGGATACTACGTGGCCGCCAACGTCCCCCGTGGCGGCTGGTCAAGTAAGGAGATTCACTTGCTCCAGGATTCTCATCGCTGCGTCGATTCGCTCCCGATTGGCGGGATCCAATTCATCGACGTCGATATCAATGAGATTGCTGAGCGTGCGGTGCATCCGATAACCAGGTGTGTTTCGTGGGTCCATGTGTACGCCTCCGCCGATTTTCGGCGTAGAACAACCTATTGTACGTGCGCAGGTCGTCGTCGCTTGGGTCACCAGAGCTCACTCGGCTGTACCTGAACCGATTTGTGGTCTGGAGACACGAGGACGCCGTCAGGCGGTACATAGCGAATGAATCACCGGTTCCATTGTGACTCTATTGCGGCTATTTTCAGCTGAGGTATCGTTCTCGGACTACGAGGAGAGACGGTAACACGGTGACACAGCTCACGAACGCGAAGACGATACTCAACCCAGTCACGAGGCCGAAGCGGTGGAGCGGCGGGGAGAGCGCGAGTGCGAGGACGCCAAAGCCCGCAGCCGTCGTCGCTGCACTCCCCAGCAACGCACCGCCAGTCCCTGTGACTGCCGCCACCAGCGACTCGTCGAGCGACGCTCGGCGCTCACGCTCGTCGACGAATCGTTCACCGAGGTGGATGCTGTAGTCGACGCCGAGCCCGATCGCCAAACTCGTGATGACGACAGTCTCGCTGTTGAACGGGATGTCGAGCAGTGCCATCGTGCCGAGCAACCACGCAAGCGCGAGGAGGACGGGGACGAGCACCACGACCGCGAGCCCTGGCGCGCGGTACCGCCACCAGTACAGGCCAAGGAGAAACGCCAGGATGACACCCAGCGTTACGGCGAATCCTTCGACGAGCGTCTCGAACAGGGCGCTCTGGACGACAGCAGTGATGATCGGCCCACCCGTCGCAACGGCTGTCACCGGTGCGTTCCCCTCGATGCCTGTGGCGACCTGCCGCACGTCGGTGGCGATCGATTGGGCGGCCGCGTCGGTCTGCACACCGACGAGTGACCTGGCTGTCGCATACGACCCGTTCTCGGTACGATAGAGGACTGTCGACGCCCGGTCGGGAGCGGCGCCATACACGAGGTCGTAGACAGACGCGACGTCCTCGTCCGGGAGGCCATCACCATCCGAGTCTCGCGCGTCAATCGCGGCGGCGACCGTCTGATTCCCGGCGGCGACAGACCGGAGGACAGTCGCCGGACTCTCGACAGCGGCCGTGCCGTCCGACTGCATGGCGATCGTTCCATTTCGACTCGAATACTGAGACGTATTGTCGGTTGCAGTGAGCACTGCCGGCGCGGTCACGTTCCCGCGTATCAGTATCTGGGCCTCCGAACCCTGCCCGCGTTGACGGAAGTTGTCGCTCAGGTACGAGAGATCCTCTCGGACGTCGTACTCAGCGGGGGCGAACGGTTCCGGAAGCGACTCCATCCACTCTGGGGCATCCTCCGGCAGGAAATCCGCCTGATTGAACTCCGTATCCAGGCCCGTCGCACCGTAAGCACCTGCCGAAGCCAACAACAGTGAGACGACGAGAATAGCGATCGGTGCGCGTCGAGAGAGAGTCGCAGTACCCGAGAGCACACGGCGAATCGGCCCTGAGCCGACCCCGAACGCTGACTGCTGGCGGTCACGCCCGAGTCGAGCGAGGAGTCGTTCAACTTCGAGTTTGACGGCCGGGACGAGTGCCACGAAGACGACGAACATCGCGACGATGCCGACCGCGCTCAGGAGCGCGAAGTCCTGTATCGACCCGAGCGGGCTGACGTAGTTCGAGAAGAAGCCAATGCCGGTCGAGAACGCGGCAGCGGCCAGCGCAACGACGACACCGGCGACCCCCACCCGCATCGCAGTGGTCGGGTCACGTCGGCCATCGGACTGGGAATCGGCGTCGAGCTCCCCCGTTCGCGCCTCGCGATAGCGCATGACGACGTGGAGCGAGTAGTCGATACTCAGCCCGACGAGCAGGAACGGGACGGCGATGAGTATCGAACTGGACGGGATTCCGAGCCAGCCCTGGATACCCTGGAGCCACACCATCACTATGCCGATCCCGAACAGGCTGACGAGCACGTCGACCACGTCGCGGTACGCGATACCGAGGACGACGAGCAGGAGGACGAGAGCGACGGGGGTGATGATGAGGAAGCTGTCGCCGATGGCCTGCGAGGACGCCTCGTCGATGATGCCCTGTCCGAAGACGAACGCGTCGGCGTCGTCGAAGCGCTCGTCGACCAGGGAGGCGATAGCCACTTGCGCATCGGACGCCTCCTGGGGCGTTCCGCTAGCGCCGCCACTGTTGTCGGATTGGAAGACGAGTGTCAGTCTCGCGTCGGCGCTCGTTGCGCCGGGTTCGTAGTCCGACGGCAGGAATGTGGTCGGGTCACGGTCAGGGGCGGTCGAATCCGAATTGAGTAGTCGAGTGAGTAGTGCATCAACCTCCTCGTCTGAGCGTGATTCGAGCGCCTCGATCTGTTGGTCGAGTGTCGGCGCTGGTGGCTGCCCGTTCCGACCGGTGGAGGCTGTGTCGTTTGTCCCGCTCCCAGCCGTTCGGGCTTCGAAGTAGGCCGCAGTCGCCACGATGTTCTCGAGACCGCGGAGCCCCGACTCCGCTCGGAGCGTCGTATTGATGGCTTCGGTTTCCCGTATCTCCTGCTGGAGTCGGAGGCTCTGCAGTAACGACTCGCGGGTGAGGACGTCTCCACCTTCGTCTTTGACGACGATCTGTGTGACCACCGCATCGTCCGTTCCGTACGTCGATTCGATCTCCTCGAGTGCTACCTGTTCCTCGGAGTCGATGCCTGCCTGACCGATCGCACCGTCTTCACTGGTGCCGACCACCGCGCCAGCGCCGACGATCGCCGTGAGGACGAGCAACAGGACGATGATGAGTTTGCTCCGCGAGACGAGCGCGTCCGCGTATCGAGACGGCAAATTCCGTTTCATTGGTCACCGACACCGCTTCGTATTCGCGTGGGCTGTGGCGTTGAGGTTGGCTGACGGACTGGTGTATTCGACTCGTTCATTGTCACACTCTCCGTGTGTGCCTCATATGGAACGATGGAGGTCTCCCACAACGTGGGACAACCGCGAAGTTCGGTTACTCTCTGGAAACGATTTCGTAACTAGACAACTGAACAGGCCACTCTGAATGAAACAGACGGCGTGGGTGGGCTGGATGGAATAGTCTCTGAGTGGTTCCAACCGATCGAGTAGCCGCGGCTACTGACCGTAGAGTCCGTATATCATGACGAGGAAACCGCCACAAGCGATGAGGCTCTCAAAGAGCATTCCCTGGACGCTCGGAATGCCGAAGATGTGGTGGAGGATCCCGACCAGAAACGTCCCGATGGTGATGACCATGAGACCCACTGCGAAGTACTGGAGTCCCTCGATCTGCGTTCGTTGATAGGCTCGATACGCTAACAGGGAGACGATACCCCCGAGGACTAATGCAGCGATTTTGACGATGCCGAGCAGGATGATAATACTGTCCGTCATGATTCTTTCTTCATCTCGGACCAGAACGTCGCCATACGGTCCTCGGCATCCTCGTCTGGTCGTTCGACGGAGACGGTGAATTCGTCGTCGTCGATGCTGATCGAGATATCCGCGAAATCCCGTTCGTACAACGTGGCGTTCGGTCCGTCACGGCGGACTTCAGTGTACTCTTTGACGAGAGCGGCCTCACGGAGTCGCTCAAGTTTGCGATACACTGTCGAACTCGGCAACTCGCATTCGTTGCAGAGTGTGGTTGCGGATTTCGGCTCGGTCAATGTCGTGAGTATCGCTCTGCATTTACTGTCTTCGAGCGATTGAAGGACTGCTGAAACGGGCGGATCGTCGTCATCCGTCGAGGGATCCTGCACCATATTGGTGGCTGTCTGAGTCGCGTTCGACCGTGATGGGATGAGCGAGAGCCGGTTTGGGTCGATGAATTCCTCAGTCATTCGAATATCGCATTCTCCAGGTCGTCTCGACTCCGAGACGGGTACGCTGTCAGTTAGCTCTGTCTTACGACTATGGGTGTATAGGGGTATCGGGTGTTCCCAGATCGTTGGACTAGCAGAACGTCCGATACGTAGTTGGGTAGAGTCGATGCCGAATACTGGTCTGATCTCCGCCGCTCGGTCTCCAATCCCACATTCTGGGACAGTTCCATCGTTGTTTATCTACTG
The DNA window shown above is from Halostella litorea and carries:
- a CDS encoding MFS transporter; translated protein: MRTALSNPLTDIQQSQTVLIIFASTLVSVMGVSLISPALPTIQAAWNISASQASLLISAFTLPGIVLTPFIGLIADRVGRKRVLVPSLFLFGVSGIAVVFVDGFTTLLGLRVVQGTAGSAIMSLTVTLLGDLFSGEQQSRLIGLNAAILAIGAAGYPLLGGGLALLSWAAPFVCFALGIVVAVAGSVILPEPESSMDSSGLSYVANAAQSVPTRTALGLYVAIFGIFFVLYGAQLTVVPFILDESYGLSSGMIGLLLGLPAVTMGVTSSQSSRLMRHLSPPRLITLGFVTYGIGMTLAALAHSITVLAGALFLFGIGQGFAEPITDTALNTLAPDAFRGGIMSIRTSVLQFGTTLGPPVFVAVASIVGYTDTLLIAGLAALALGISAFGLLTLSETGQSTQRRTFTNE
- a CDS encoding DUF7521 family protein; this translates as MMWTGPAIVVVKTVILLLGSGITYIAYKAYRRTGTHSLRALGIGFGVITFGALLAGIAHQILSVSLELGILINSVLVAIGLAIIMYSLYLERR
- a CDS encoding winged helix-turn-helix domain-containing protein, producing the protein MVSDPASSEDSPSLQNVLDALDDANCRAILRETAEPMTANELIDACDIPKSTLYRKLELLSRASLVREQDTINPGGGRTTRYERDFDNVTISMDDEDDLSVAVKRPPRSPDERLEDIWSKMGDEL
- a CDS encoding transcription initiation factor IIB, which codes for MPNTTLNIEDNHTSEQQSTSESQSRVSCPECDGRVVHDDEHGETTCKECGLILDEAAIDRGPEWRAFHSEERDEKSRVGAPTTQLMHDKGLSTTIGWQNKDASGQSISERKRARVQRLRTWDERFRTKDAHERNLKQALGEISRMASALGVSRPVRETAGALYRRAVDENLLPGRSIEGMSTAALYAAARQHGTPRPLSEFAEVSRVEKIRIQRAYRYVSRELELQIEPADPLQYIPQFASALEVSDEATRQARELLTTAKAQAVHSGKSPAGLAAAALYAATHLTNEQLTQETVSNAAHVSMVTIRNRYQELLEVYAENGDYA
- a CDS encoding plastocyanin/azurin family copper-binding protein; amino-acid sequence: MERRQVLKAGGVAATAGLTGLAGCSSSNPDESGETDTPSNGDTTTILMVTEGSDYYFDPIGLFVESGETITFEIDSGSHSATAYKKGNGQASVTRIPDGAEAFDSGILSEQGATFEHTFETAGTHDYYCTPHKSLDMVGRIVVGEPGGPAEGSMPPDGDVPESQTIVDQGAVSYSDFSG
- a CDS encoding multicopper oxidase family protein, which translates into the protein MRDHLGAPGTGLSRREFIAATGSTGALSLAGCVAPTGRTETPSQSLSGEHSSPEIEKWLAEVPRPGVLEPVGEKDGNPYYEVEMREIEQKIHPNLPPTTVWGYDGQYPGPTIEAQQGEPVYVRWMNKLPNEHLLPVDETIHSSKIPYDSTGVRVVTHLHGGNVEHTSDGKPTAWFTRDFEQTGPKFKKKDYYYVNDQPPATLWYHDHSLGITRLNVYAGLAGLYLLRNDREESLGLPSGEYEIPLVLQDRSFNDDGSLFYPTARSGTDSDSPNPNPSIVSQFFGDTSVVNGKAWPRLSVDPRKYRFRILNGSNCRFYNLKLFEYNESDGTTGAGGPPFTLVGNDGGLLASPVTIEDRLEIGTGKRADVVVDFSDYAGQTLLVHNDAAAPYRGPDINTGEQQPLPDVMLVDVAADDVDDPSQVPSTLAEVPEIPVDSVDEERYLPMTMSSDEYGRPLHLLGSEAESSPHKLYDPVTEEPTLNDTEIWSFANLTGMSHPMHMHLVHFQVLGRQPYSEYDPEAETIDIESLEPPAPEEMGWNDVVTANPGEVTHVIVHFGGFEGLFNDQTGWYMWHCHMLEHEDHDMMRPFRVLPYSGGDNDDGS
- a CDS encoding efflux RND transporter permease subunit, with the translated sequence MKRNLPSRYADALVSRSKLIIVLLLVLTAIVGAGAVVGTSEDGAIGQAGIDSEEQVALEEIESTYGTDDAVVTQIVVKDEGGDVLTRESLLQSLRLQQEIRETEAINTTLRAESGLRGLENIVATAAYFEARTAGSGTNDTASTGRNGQPPAPTLDQQIEALESRSDEEVDALLTRLLNSDSTAPDRDPTTFLPSDYEPGATSADARLTLVFQSDNSGGASGTPQEASDAQVAIASLVDERFDDADAFVFGQGIIDEASSQAIGDSFLIITPVALVLLLVVLGIAYRDVVDVLVSLFGIGIVMVWLQGIQGWLGIPSSSILIAVPFLLVGLSIDYSLHVVMRYREARTGELDADSQSDGRRDPTTAMRVGVAGVVVALAAAAFSTGIGFFSNYVSPLGSIQDFALLSAVGIVAMFVVFVALVPAVKLEVERLLARLGRDRQQSAFGVGSGPIRRVLSGTATLSRRAPIAILVVSLLLASAGAYGATGLDTEFNQADFLPEDAPEWMESLPEPFAPAEYDVREDLSYLSDNFRQRGQGSEAQILIRGNVTAPAVLTATDNTSQYSSRNGTIAMQSDGTAAVESPATVLRSVAAGNQTVAAAIDARDSDGDGLPDEDVASVYDLVYGAAPDRASTVLYRTENGSYATARSLVGVQTDAAAQSIATDVRQVATGIEGNAPVTAVATGGPIITAVVQSALFETLVEGFAVTLGVILAFLLGLYWWRYRAPGLAVVVLVPVLLALAWLLGTMALLDIPFNSETVVITSLAIGLGVDYSIHLGERFVDERERRASLDESLVAAVTGTGGALLGSAATTAAGFGVLALALSPPLHRFGLVTGLSIVFAFVSCVTVLPSLLVVRERYLS
- a CDS encoding DUF7521 family protein; protein product: MTDSIIILLGIVKIAALVLGGIVSLLAYRAYQRTQIEGLQYFAVGLMVITIGTFLVGILHHIFGIPSVQGMLFESLIACGGFLVMIYGLYGQ
- a CDS encoding winged helix-turn-helix domain-containing protein, giving the protein MTEEFIDPNRLSLIPSRSNATQTATNMVQDPSTDDDDPPVSAVLQSLEDSKCRAILTTLTEPKSATTLCNECELPSSTVYRKLERLREAALVKEYTEVRRDGPNATLYERDFADISISIDDDEFTVSVERPDEDAEDRMATFWSEMKKES